One window of Desulfovibrio aminophilus genomic DNA carries:
- the rdgC gene encoding recombination-associated protein RdgC produces the protein MSFLSSSVGLTRYRIVEDVPDTLFQAVPDRLKEWAFRDIDATADERSFGWANIDDMLDVRWAASPPEKAHYLAFSLRLETRRVQPAVFKKHYQLALNAELAKAKEQGKNFLSRDRKRELKEQVQLKLMARSLPVPAVFGALWNTQTNHVWLDTTNSKVRALFEDLFAMAFELHLEPLSPFFLALEMLGEDAAASLEHLEPTLFV, from the coding sequence GTGAGCTTTCTTTCATCCAGCGTCGGCCTGACCCGCTACCGCATCGTGGAGGACGTGCCGGACACCCTGTTCCAGGCCGTCCCGGACCGGCTCAAGGAATGGGCCTTCCGCGACATCGACGCCACCGCCGACGAGCGCTCCTTCGGCTGGGCCAACATCGACGACATGCTCGACGTCCGCTGGGCCGCCTCGCCGCCGGAAAAGGCCCACTACCTGGCCTTCTCCCTGCGGCTGGAGACGCGCCGCGTGCAGCCCGCCGTGTTCAAGAAGCATTACCAACTGGCCCTCAACGCCGAGCTGGCCAAGGCCAAGGAGCAGGGCAAAAACTTCCTCTCCCGCGACCGCAAACGCGAGCTCAAGGAGCAGGTCCAGCTCAAGCTCATGGCCCGTTCCCTGCCCGTTCCGGCCGTATTCGGCGCGCTCTGGAACACCCAGACCAACCACGTCTGGCTGGACACCACCAACTCCAAGGTCCGGGCCCTGTTCGAGGACCTCTTCGCCATGGCCTTCGAGCTGCACCTGGAGCCGCTCTCGCCCTTCTTCCTGGCCCTGGAGATGCTCGGCGAGGACGCGGCAGCCTCCCTGGAACACCTCGAACCCACCCTTTTCGTCTAG
- a CDS encoding sensor domain-containing diguanylate cyclase, producing MNGDRAGRLLFQTQHIQGLLRLCGWSLLLTPTLVAVVALVAVGEGLPLGWALLLILSGLALALLAALFLARLLGRRIIEPLGRLLRAAQDIREGHYGTTVDPTTFQDSPLEFRLLGQSFNRMSETTREHIEALERATITDQLTGVSNRRFLVTEGPRLLRVALRSGAAFSCLMIDIDHFKRVNDQHGHLVGDRFLAHLTRVVSATIRTSDLLARAGGEEFVVLAPNSGTEEARLLAERIRLAVVRTPYVDGETRIDNSVSIGVAEHAAAPLFGSNDFEDMLERADRALYRAKQMGRNRVVAWGDEEPDQDL from the coding sequence ATGAACGGGGACCGCGCCGGCCGCCTGCTCTTCCAGACCCAGCACATCCAGGGTCTGTTGCGGCTCTGCGGCTGGAGCCTGCTCCTGACGCCGACCCTGGTGGCCGTCGTGGCGCTGGTCGCCGTGGGCGAGGGGCTGCCCCTGGGCTGGGCCCTGCTGCTCATCCTCTCGGGCCTGGCCCTGGCCCTGCTGGCGGCGCTGTTCCTGGCCCGCCTCCTGGGGCGGCGCATCATCGAGCCCCTGGGACGCCTGCTGCGCGCGGCCCAGGACATCCGCGAGGGCCATTACGGGACCACGGTGGACCCAACCACTTTCCAGGATTCCCCGCTGGAGTTCCGGCTCCTGGGACAGAGCTTCAACCGCATGTCCGAGACCACGCGCGAACACATCGAGGCCCTGGAACGGGCCACGATCACGGACCAGCTCACCGGGGTGAGCAACCGGCGCTTCCTGGTCACCGAGGGCCCCCGGCTGCTGCGGGTCGCCCTGCGCTCCGGGGCCGCCTTTTCCTGCCTGATGATCGACATCGACCACTTCAAGCGGGTCAACGACCAGCACGGCCATCTCGTGGGCGACCGCTTCCTGGCGCACCTGACCCGGGTGGTGAGCGCCACCATCCGCACCTCCGACCTCCTGGCCCGGGCCGGGGGCGAGGAGTTCGTGGTCCTGGCCCCCAACTCCGGCACGGAAGAGGCCCGGCTCCTGGCCGAGCGCATCCGCCTGGCCGTGGTCCGCACCCCTTACGTGGACGGCGAGACGCGCATCGACAACAGCGTGAGCATCGGCGTGGCCGAGCATGCCGCCGCCCCGCTCTTCGGCTCCAACGACTTCGAGGACATGCTCGAACGCGCCGACCGGGCGCTCTACCGGGCCAAGCAGATGGGCCGCAACCGGGTTGTGGCCTGGGGCGACGAGGAACCGGACCAGGACCTCTGA
- a CDS encoding GDSL-type esterase/lipase family protein gives MALQRLACFGDSLFAGYGLPAARALPTRLEALLRADGREIRALNLGVSGETSADGLRRLDEVLAAAPRATLLEFGANDCHLLTPPEKTEANLEAMASALLQAGSAVLLVGVRALPWVDAEHGRKFQAVFPRLAARLGLPLYPDILAPYFGDPALCLPDGLHPNAPGVEAMAASLLPWVEALLDGPA, from the coding sequence GTGGCCCTGCAACGCCTGGCCTGTTTCGGCGACAGTCTCTTCGCCGGATACGGCCTGCCCGCCGCCCGCGCCCTGCCCACCCGCCTGGAGGCGCTGCTGCGCGCCGACGGCCGGGAAATCCGCGCCCTGAACCTCGGCGTCTCCGGCGAGACCTCGGCCGACGGCCTGCGCCGCCTGGACGAGGTCCTGGCCGCCGCCCCGCGCGCCACGCTGCTCGAATTCGGGGCCAACGACTGCCACCTGCTGACGCCCCCGGAGAAGACCGAGGCCAATCTGGAGGCCATGGCGAGCGCCCTGCTCCAGGCGGGCTCGGCCGTGCTCCTGGTGGGCGTGCGCGCCCTGCCCTGGGTGGACGCGGAGCACGGCCGGAAGTTCCAGGCCGTCTTTCCGCGCCTCGCGGCCCGGCTCGGCCTGCCGCTCTACCCCGACATCCTGGCGCCCTATTTCGGCGACCCGGCCCTGTGCCTGCCGGACGGCCTGCACCCCAACGCGCCGGGGGTGGAGGCCATGGCCGCGAGCCTCCTGCCCTGGGTCGAGGCCCTGCTCGACGGCCCGGCCTGA